From the genome of Triticum aestivum cultivar Chinese Spring chromosome 3B, IWGSC CS RefSeq v2.1, whole genome shotgun sequence, one region includes:
- the LOC123065530 gene encoding uncharacterized protein: protein MRCRRSPDPPPPMRWAATFSSAFLDGRTDWRPGSLFLDRPAFCFLRNGDDKIEEGRHLRTGERIQSGTEMVLLDCVVRVGGRVFPERRRLTLAPGDLSRAVGSPSSGSRFRILANEQTDEDEAGQFEETSVPVQSVNAVLSCEDHDGSGDTWSTVARRKKSKAEIVQEFWEDVGFPAKESRVWERRDSESPSSSSGQIHSGSFLADQFSDDYRSQQRGVDAKPAATAKSARRGVPIRPWKGPLPRPRSLQPVALAVFWPEPPVATNAASADRTAAASVDETAAAACSNQALNMDRPIDQAKSAGCINHVDAGTGSIALAEAGGPQVRATPRLGLTLRRTDLLQGSRRPSTRSPSLSRTSSLAAPLRSYAAVLRQPSPAIMAS, encoded by the coding sequence atgcGCTGTAGGAGgtcgcccgatccgccgccgccgatgcGCTGGGCGGCGACTTTCTCCTCGGCCTTCCTCGACGGCAGGACGGACTGGCGGCCCGGCTCGCTCTTCCTAGATCGGCCTGCTTTCTGCTTTCTGCGGAATGGCGACGACAAGATCGAGGAAGGTCGACATCTTCGGACAGGGGAGAGGATTCAGAGCGGGACTGAGATGGTGTTACTGGATTGTGTCGTACGCGTCGGTGGTCGTGTCTTCCCAGAGCGACGGCGGCTTACCTTGGCTCCGGGTGATCTCTCCCGTGCAGTGGGGTCTCCGAGCTCCGGATCAAGATTCAGGATCCTAGCTAACGAGCAAACTGACGAAGACGAAGCAGGTCAGTTTGAGGAGACATCGGTGCCGGTTCAATCGGTCAATGCCGTACTCTCCTGTGAAGATCACGATGGGTCAGGGGATACCTGGTCGACGGTTGCTCGCCGGAAGAAATCAAAGGCGGAAATTGTCCAGGAATTCTGGGAGGACGTGGGATTTCCCGCCAAGGAATCACGCGTCTGGGAACGTCGGGATTCCGAGTCACCATCATCGTCTTCAGGTCAGATTCATTCTGGTTCGTTTTTGGCTGATCAGTTCTCGGATGATTACAGGTCTCAGCAGCGGGGTGTCGACGCCAAACCTGCGGCGACTGCGAAGTCCGCCCGTCGAGGTGTGCCCATCCGCCCTTGGAAAGGGCCTCTCCCGCGGCCGAGATCGCTGCAGCCAGTTGCGCTGGCGGTGTTCTGGCCGGAGCCGCCGGTGGCAACGAACGCGGCGTCAGCAGACAGAACCGCTGCAGCATCAGTGGACGAAACTGCTGCAGCGGCATGCTCCAATCAAGCGCTAAATATGGATCGGCCAATTGATCAAGCGAAGTCAGCGGGATGCATCAATCACGTGGACGCTGGAACTGGATCCATTGCTCTCGCGGAGGCTGGTGGGCCACAAGTGCGTGCGACTCCACGTTTGGGCCTTACTCTCAGAAGGACCGATCTGCTTCAAGGCTCACGTCGCCCTAGCACGCGATCCCCATCGCTCAGCCGCACCTCCTCCTTGGCCGCACCGCTTCGCTCCTACGCCGCCGTCCTGCGACAACCCTCGCCGGCGATAATGGCTAGCTGA